Proteins from one Setaria italica strain Yugu1 chromosome V, Setaria_italica_v2.0, whole genome shotgun sequence genomic window:
- the LOC101784601 gene encoding 1,4-dihydroxy-2-naphthoyl-CoA synthase, peroxisomal yields the protein MDAAERRLARVAGHLVPSFPVTHATTPPLVPSPTASSSSSSSSPAGDSYRRVHGDVPSEPPEWRAATDESGKEFVDIIYEKAVGEGIAKITINRPDRRNAFRPLTVKELMRAFNDARDDSSIGVIILTGKGTKAFCSGGDQALRDSDGYVDFDSFGRLNVLDLQVQIRRLPKPVIAMVAGYAVGGGHVLHMVCDMTIAADNAIFGQTGPKVGSFDAGYGSSIMSRLVGPKRAREMWFLSRFYTADEADKMGLVNTVVPLAELERETVKWCRQILRNSPMAIRVLKSALNAADDGHAGLQELGGNATLIFYGTEEAKEGKNAYMERRRPDFSKFPRKP from the exons ATGGacgcggcggagaggaggcTCGCCCGCGTCGCTGGCCACCTCGTGCCGTCGTTCCCGGTGACCCACGCCACCACGCCACCCCTCGTGCCTTCCCCCACTGCatcctcctcatcgtcatcgtcgtcgcccGCGGGGGACAGCTACCGGCGCGTGCACGGCGACGTGCCGTCGGAGCCCCCGGAGTGGCGCGCGGCGACGGACGAGTCGGGGAAGGAGTTCGTTGACATCATCTACGAGAAGGCCGTCGGAGAGGGCATCGCCAAG ATCACCATAAACCGGCCTGATAGAAGAAATGCATTCCGTCCATTGACCGTGAAGGAGCTTATGCGCGCGTTCAACGATGCCAGAGATGATAGTTCGATTGGGGTCATCATTCTAACAGGGAAG GGAACTAAGGCCTTCTGTAGCGGTGGTGACCAGGCGTTAAGAGATTCTGATGGATATGTTGACTTCGATAGCTTTGGCCGCCTCAACGTTCTTGACCTCCAG GTGCAAATCCGCCGTCTTCCCAAGCCTGTTATTGCTATG GTTGCTGGTTATGCTGTTGGTGGTGGACATGTTTTGCATATGGTCTGTGACATGACAATTGCAGCAGACAACGCAATATTTGGGCAGACAGGGCCCAAG GTTGGAAGCTTTGATGCTGGGTATGGATCTTCCATaatgtcccggttg GTTGGACCAAAGAGAGCACGTGAGATGTGGTTTCTGTCACGGTTCTACACTGCTGATGAAGCTGACAAAATGGGACTTGTAAACACCGTAGTGCCG CTTGCTGAATTGGAGCGAGAAACTGTGAAATGGTGCCGGCAGATCTTAAGAAACAGCCCCATGGCCATCCGAGTTCTGAAATCTGCACTTAACGCAGCTGATGACGGCCATGCAGGTCTACAG GAGCTTGGTGGTAATGCCACGCTGATATTCTACGGCACCGAAGAGGCAAAGGAAGGGAAGAATGCGTACATGGAGAGACGACGCCCAGATTTCTCCAAGTTCCCACGGAAACCTTGA